In a genomic window of Candidatus Rhabdochlamydia sp. T3358:
- the miaB gene encoding tRNA (N6-isopentenyl adenosine(37)-C2)-methylthiotransferase MiaB, with protein MRKQQVKTFFVKTYGCQMNELDTEIMVGLLEKRGLKRVLEEDEADLFIANTCSIRDLAERKAFGKIGRMGKNFLERPVIGITGCMAMAKKDSLFRKLPHVDFVLGTNNISDLNEVLDEVLLTGKKTIRTVDQFEENLDYLVAKRDDPMKAFVSIIRGCDKFCTYCVVPYTRGQEVSRHPDQIVEECKLLVEKGYKEITLLGQNVNSYGKDKAEWGYLFHDLLCRLDQIQGLERIRFMTSHPVDITVELMQAIRDLPSVCEFVHFPIQAGSNRILKKMHRIYTLETYLEKVALLKKIVPNVSLGTDIIVGFPTETEQEFQQTYDILKEIRYSVAFIFSYSARKGTPAFRWKDDIPEEVKQERLQRLLQLHEQICAEQRQEILGSHLEVLVEKRTKDKNLKGRSRCWKSMVFAGGDSLIGSLQTVKITGFSNQTLLGELVPSHLKAFSH; from the coding sequence ATGCGCAAACAACAAGTAAAAACTTTTTTTGTAAAGACCTATGGCTGCCAAATGAACGAGCTTGACACAGAAATCATGGTTGGTCTTTTGGAGAAAAGAGGATTAAAACGGGTTCTAGAGGAAGATGAGGCAGATCTTTTTATCGCTAACACTTGCTCTATTCGCGATCTCGCTGAGCGTAAGGCATTTGGCAAAATAGGCAGGATGGGGAAAAACTTTTTGGAAAGACCTGTAATTGGCATTACAGGCTGCATGGCAATGGCTAAAAAAGATTCTTTGTTTCGCAAGCTTCCTCATGTGGATTTTGTCTTAGGCACGAATAATATCAGCGATTTAAATGAAGTGCTAGATGAGGTTTTGCTAACAGGAAAGAAAACCATTCGAACTGTAGATCAATTTGAAGAAAATCTGGATTACTTGGTAGCAAAACGAGATGATCCTATGAAAGCTTTTGTCTCTATTATTCGAGGATGTGATAAGTTCTGCACCTATTGCGTTGTTCCTTATACACGAGGACAAGAAGTTTCTCGCCATCCTGATCAAATTGTTGAAGAATGTAAGCTTCTTGTGGAAAAAGGTTACAAAGAAATCACTCTACTTGGACAAAACGTCAACAGCTATGGTAAGGATAAAGCAGAATGGGGCTATTTATTCCACGATTTGCTCTGCCGCTTAGATCAAATACAAGGTTTAGAGCGCATTCGTTTTATGACATCTCATCCTGTGGATATCACTGTTGAACTTATGCAAGCTATCCGAGATCTTCCTTCTGTATGTGAATTTGTGCATTTCCCTATCCAGGCTGGATCTAATCGTATTTTGAAAAAAATGCATCGCATTTATACTTTGGAGACCTACTTAGAAAAAGTAGCTTTATTAAAAAAAATCGTACCTAATGTATCACTTGGTACAGATATCATCGTTGGTTTCCCTACAGAAACGGAGCAAGAGTTTCAGCAAACCTACGATATCTTGAAAGAAATTCGTTACAGCGTAGCTTTTATTTTTTCTTATAGCGCTCGCAAAGGAACTCCTGCATTTCGCTGGAAAGATGATATCCCAGAAGAGGTAAAACAAGAACGTCTACAACGTCTTCTGCAGCTGCATGAGCAAATCTGTGCAGAACAAAGGCAAGAGATATTAGGTTCTCATCTAGAAGTGCTAGTAGAAAAACGCACTAAAGATAAAAATCTTAAAGGGCGCAGCAGATGTTGGAAAAGCATGGTTTTTGCAGGAGGTGACTCTTTAATCGGCTCTTTGCAAACCGTAAAAATTACTGGATTTAGCAACCAAACCCTGCTTGGAGAGCTTGTTCCAAGTCACTTAAAGGCTTTTAGCCATTAA
- the rplM gene encoding 50S ribosomal protein L13 has protein sequence MNAKQDKTFFVTKEDARLNRKWLKLDASGKTLGRFASEVAKILRGKHKTDFTPNTDTGDGVVIVNASKIAVTGSKDAQKIYRYHTGAMSGMREIPYRVMLDRKPEYIIWHAIKGMMPKSRLAEAQMKKLRIYAKEEHDMHAQSPQSVNI, from the coding sequence ATGAATGCAAAACAAGATAAAACATTTTTTGTCACCAAAGAGGATGCTCGCCTTAACCGCAAATGGCTCAAGCTAGACGCGTCAGGCAAGACTTTAGGAAGATTTGCTAGCGAAGTAGCTAAAATCTTAAGAGGGAAACATAAGACAGATTTTACTCCTAATACCGATACAGGAGATGGCGTTGTTATAGTTAATGCAAGTAAGATTGCAGTTACTGGGTCAAAAGATGCTCAAAAAATTTATCGCTATCACACAGGGGCTATGAGCGGGATGCGAGAGATTCCTTATCGTGTTATGCTCGATCGAAAGCCTGAATATATTATTTGGCATGCGATTAAAGGAATGATGCCAAAAAGTAGACTTGCAGAAGCTCAAATGAAAAAGTTGCGTATTTATGCAAAAGAGGAGCACGATATGCATGCACAATCTCCACAATCCGTTAACATCTAA
- the rpsI gene encoding 30S ribosomal protein S9 — protein sequence MKEQEFMGTGRRKTAVSSIRLRPGTGKIEVNGKKFEEYFPLALQRMTILSPLSEVDNPENYDLLIRVKGGGIEGQVIASRLGISRALVEKNADNRQALKSLGFLTRDSRKRERKKYGQPGARKRFQFSKR from the coding sequence ATGAAAGAACAAGAATTTATGGGAACTGGCAGAAGAAAAACAGCGGTTTCTTCTATTCGTCTACGTCCCGGTACTGGAAAGATAGAAGTAAATGGAAAAAAATTTGAAGAGTATTTTCCTTTAGCTTTGCAAAGAATGACTATTTTATCCCCTTTAAGCGAAGTGGATAATCCTGAAAATTACGATCTTCTCATCCGTGTAAAAGGTGGCGGTATTGAAGGTCAGGTAATTGCTTCTAGATTAGGTATTTCTAGAGCTTTAGTTGAGAAGAACGCAGACAATCGCCAAGCTTTAAAAAGCCTAGGTTTTCTAACTCGCGATTCTCGTAAAAGAGAGCGTAAAAAGTATGGACAACCAGGAGCTCGTAAACGCTTCCAGTTCTCAAAACGTTAA